A single window of Oerskovia paurometabola DNA harbors:
- a CDS encoding PQQ-dependent sugar dehydrogenase — protein sequence MRQRPSVVLLVAVLGLAAACSGGPAPGPSVVTTAPPVPTPTSSPAPGGGTTVVPTVGTTAIALVDDLASPWGLAALPDGRLVVTSRDEGTVSLLDLAAGTVAVVSGPGAEALTSGTDHGGEGGLLGVAVSPTFSADGTVVVYRTGADGNEVLRGTLDPGAAVLGELTTVVDGIPKAGNHNGGQVAFGPDGFLYVATGDAAEPGAAQDPGSLAGKILRLTLDGEAAPGNPDGSRVWSLGHRNVQGLGWDATGRMFASEFGQSTLDEVNVIVPGGNYGWPDREGTLGGTAAADGTVFVDPVATWPTTEASPSGLAVLPDGVYVAGLRGERLWRLPFAWGEDQTPDGAAAPSAFGAPQALLAGEWGRLRAVVPFPATGPGRPWSLLVLTNETDGRGSPSAGDDHLLRVDLTTG from the coding sequence GTGAGGCAGAGACCGTCCGTCGTGCTGCTCGTGGCAGTGCTCGGCCTCGCGGCCGCGTGCTCGGGCGGCCCCGCCCCCGGGCCGAGCGTGGTGACGACGGCCCCGCCGGTCCCGACGCCCACCTCCTCGCCCGCTCCCGGCGGGGGGACGACGGTGGTCCCGACGGTCGGCACGACGGCGATCGCACTGGTCGACGACCTCGCGTCCCCCTGGGGTCTGGCGGCCCTCCCGGACGGGCGGCTGGTCGTGACGTCGCGCGACGAGGGGACCGTGAGCCTCCTGGACCTGGCGGCGGGCACGGTCGCCGTGGTCTCGGGTCCTGGCGCCGAGGCGCTCACGTCCGGGACCGACCACGGAGGCGAGGGGGGACTGCTGGGCGTCGCGGTCTCGCCGACCTTCTCGGCCGACGGCACGGTCGTGGTCTACCGGACCGGCGCGGACGGCAACGAGGTGCTGCGCGGGACCCTCGACCCGGGTGCGGCCGTGCTCGGCGAGCTGACGACCGTCGTGGACGGCATCCCGAAGGCGGGCAACCACAACGGCGGGCAGGTCGCGTTCGGGCCCGACGGGTTCCTGTACGTCGCGACGGGAGACGCGGCCGAGCCGGGGGCCGCGCAGGACCCGGGCTCGCTCGCGGGCAAGATCTTGCGGCTCACGCTCGACGGCGAGGCAGCGCCGGGCAACCCGGACGGCTCGCGCGTGTGGAGCCTGGGCCACCGCAACGTGCAGGGCCTGGGCTGGGACGCGACGGGGCGGATGTTCGCGAGCGAGTTCGGGCAGAGCACGCTCGACGAGGTCAACGTGATCGTCCCGGGCGGCAACTACGGCTGGCCGGACCGCGAGGGGACGCTCGGCGGGACGGCGGCCGCGGACGGCACAGTGTTCGTCGACCCGGTCGCGACCTGGCCCACGACGGAGGCGAGCCCGAGCGGTCTCGCGGTCCTGCCCGACGGCGTGTACGTCGCGGGGCTGCGCGGCGAGCGCCTGTGGCGCCTCCCGTTCGCGTGGGGCGAGGACCAGACACCCGACGGCGCGGCCGCGCCCTCGGCGTTCGGCGCACCGCAGGCCCTGCTCGCGGGGGAGTGGGGGCGGCTGCGGGCCGTGGTCCCGTTCCCCGCCACGGGACCGGGCCGGCCGTGGTCGCTGCTCGTGCTGACGAACGAGACGGACGGGCGCGGGAGCCCGTCCGCGGGCGACGACCACCTGCTGCGGGTCGACCTGACGACCGGCTGA
- a CDS encoding aminotransferase class I/II-fold pyridoxal phosphate-dependent enzyme, whose protein sequence is MPREMEFRRIPGLPPYVFTIIDSLKLEARRAGRDVIDLGFGNPDLPSPQIAVDKLAEAVHNTRNHRYSASRGIPKLRQAAADMYQRRFGVTLDPDTEIISTIGAKEGFSHLMWVLLQPGDAAIVPTPSYPIHIWGPYFAGADARQVAIGDGTDAAGYIDRVMESWEYGWPKARVVVLSFPHNPTTTIATKEDLQRLVDWARERDVVLVHDLAYADMTFDGWRPPSIMECDGAKEVAVELYSMTKSYSMAGWRVAFLVGRPDVVGALAKLKSYLDYGTFQPIQIAATVTLNEALDFPTEVSAVYESRRNTLCDGLDRIGWDIHRPKGTMFAWARIPEPYREMGSIEFATHVIEECDVAVSPGVGFGPGGDGFVRFALIENEQRTAQAIRNLKKGLTRLQ, encoded by the coding sequence ATGCCACGCGAGATGGAGTTCCGCCGGATCCCCGGCCTGCCCCCCTACGTCTTCACGATCATCGACTCGCTCAAGCTCGAGGCACGCCGCGCCGGGCGCGACGTGATCGACCTGGGCTTCGGCAACCCCGACCTGCCGAGCCCGCAGATCGCGGTCGACAAGCTCGCGGAGGCGGTCCACAACACGCGCAACCACCGCTACTCGGCGTCGCGCGGCATCCCCAAGCTGCGCCAGGCGGCGGCGGACATGTACCAGCGCAGGTTCGGCGTGACGCTCGACCCCGACACCGAGATCATCTCGACCATCGGCGCCAAGGAGGGGTTCAGCCACCTCATGTGGGTGCTGCTGCAGCCGGGCGACGCCGCGATCGTGCCGACTCCCAGCTACCCCATCCACATCTGGGGCCCGTACTTCGCGGGGGCCGACGCCCGGCAGGTCGCGATCGGTGACGGCACGGACGCGGCCGGGTACATCGACCGCGTGATGGAGTCGTGGGAGTACGGGTGGCCCAAGGCGCGGGTCGTCGTGCTGTCCTTCCCGCACAACCCGACCACGACGATCGCGACCAAGGAGGACCTGCAGCGCCTGGTCGACTGGGCCCGCGAGCGCGACGTGGTCCTGGTGCACGACCTCGCATACGCCGACATGACGTTCGACGGCTGGCGTCCGCCCTCGATCATGGAGTGCGACGGGGCCAAGGAGGTCGCGGTCGAGCTCTACTCGATGACCAAGTCGTACTCGATGGCGGGCTGGCGCGTGGCGTTCCTCGTGGGCCGCCCGGACGTCGTGGGCGCGCTCGCCAAGCTCAAGTCGTACCTGGACTACGGCACGTTCCAGCCCATCCAGATCGCGGCGACCGTCACCCTCAACGAGGCCCTCGACTTCCCCACGGAGGTCTCGGCGGTCTACGAGTCGCGCCGCAACACGCTGTGCGACGGCCTGGACCGCATCGGGTGGGACATCCACCGGCCGAAGGGCACCATGTTCGCGTGGGCGCGCATCCCCGAGCCGTACCGCGAGATGGGGTCGATCGAGTTCGCGACGCACGTGATCGAGGAGTGCGACGTCGCGGTCTCGCCCGGCGTCGGGTTCGGCCCGGGCGGCGACGGGTTCGTGCGGTTCGCGCTCATCGAGAACGAGCAGCGCACGGCGCAGGCGATCCGGAACCTCAAGAAGGGCCTGACGCGGTTGCAGTAG
- a CDS encoding TatD family hydrolase — MARKRERGWPPAPEALPLPVVDDHTHLESIAGVLPDVDEEGRAVPVPTVAQHLEDAARVGVDRMVQVGCDLPSARLTDTLVREHRALVGAIAIHPNEATLHAGVTEVGPDGLTPTPEARHAVGLDDAIAEIAAIARGNDRIRAIGETGMDLFRTGAQGAAVQRGSFRAHVALAKELGLPLQIHDRDAHAEVIEVLLADGAPERTVFHCFSGDAEMARLCAAQGWYLSFAGPVTFGANDELRAALAAVPLGQVLVETDAPYLTPHPYRGRPNAPYLLPHTVRTVAAVTGSPLVEVCERLSATAEQVYGPW, encoded by the coding sequence GTGGCCCGCAAGCGCGAGCGCGGGTGGCCGCCCGCCCCCGAGGCGTTGCCGCTGCCCGTGGTCGACGACCACACGCACCTCGAGTCGATCGCGGGCGTCCTGCCCGACGTCGACGAGGAGGGGCGAGCGGTCCCCGTCCCCACGGTCGCGCAGCATCTCGAGGACGCGGCCCGGGTCGGCGTGGACCGCATGGTCCAGGTCGGCTGCGACCTGCCCTCGGCCCGCCTCACGGACACCCTGGTGCGTGAGCACCGGGCGCTGGTCGGGGCGATCGCGATCCACCCGAACGAGGCGACCCTGCACGCAGGCGTCACGGAGGTGGGGCCCGACGGGCTGACGCCGACGCCCGAGGCACGTCACGCCGTCGGGCTCGACGACGCGATCGCGGAGATCGCCGCGATCGCTCGCGGCAACGACCGGATCCGCGCCATCGGCGAGACGGGCATGGACCTGTTCCGCACGGGTGCTCAGGGCGCGGCGGTCCAGCGCGGGTCGTTCCGCGCGCACGTCGCGCTCGCCAAGGAGCTCGGGCTCCCGCTCCAGATCCACGACCGGGACGCGCACGCCGAGGTCATCGAGGTCCTGCTCGCCGACGGTGCGCCCGAGCGGACGGTCTTCCACTGCTTCTCGGGCGACGCCGAGATGGCGCGGCTGTGCGCCGCGCAGGGCTGGTACCTGTCGTTCGCCGGTCCGGTGACCTTCGGGGCCAACGACGAGCTGCGGGCGGCCCTGGCGGCGGTCCCGCTCGGACAGGTCCTCGTCGAGACCGACGCGCCCTACCTCACGCCGCACCCGTACCGCGGGCGGCCCAACGCGCCCTACCTCCTGCCGCACACCGTGCGCACCGTCGCCGCTGTCACGGGGTCGCCCCTCGTCGAGGTCTGCGAACGGCTGAGCGCGACCGCCGAGCAGGTCTACGGACCCTGGTGA
- the metG gene encoding methionine--tRNA ligase codes for MPDAASETFYLTTPIYYVNDAPHIGHAYTTVAADVVTRWHRQRQEPVWFLTGTDEHGQKVMRTAEANGVTPQEWADRLVESSWKPVLHTLDALNDDFIRTTQPRHTERVQAFIQDLYNKGEIYAGSYEGPYCVGCEEYKLPGDLVDGTGEHEGQKLCPIHGKPVEMLSEQNYFFKMSAYQDRLLALYEAHPEFVQPASARNEVLAFVKGGLQDLSISRNTFDWGIPIPWDTTHVLYVWFDALLNYATAVGLDSDDPEQQAKFAATWPASVHLVGKDILRFHAVIWPAMLMAAGLPLPKTVFAHGWLLVGGEKMSKSKLTGIAPSQIIDHFGSDAFRYYFMRAIAFGQDGSFSWEDLAARYNAELANGFGNLASRVAAMVGKYYGGVLPLAGPAGPAEQALEQVAAQAVAAAEKAIDALAIHEAINAVWTLVDATNLYLTEQEPWKVAKADEEKLPDGGSAQEGRLATILVTAAEALRSLAVLLHPITPKAAQALWASLGAEAPLGALAVQPVDGAARFGAFPAGTTVTKGASLFPRLEDPVVEGA; via the coding sequence ATGCCTGACGCAGCCTCGGAGACCTTCTATCTCACGACCCCGATCTACTACGTGAACGACGCCCCGCACATCGGGCACGCGTACACGACGGTCGCGGCCGACGTCGTCACCCGCTGGCACCGCCAGCGCCAGGAGCCCGTGTGGTTCCTGACGGGGACGGACGAGCACGGGCAGAAGGTCATGCGCACGGCCGAGGCCAACGGCGTGACCCCCCAGGAGTGGGCGGACCGCCTGGTCGAGAGCTCGTGGAAGCCGGTCCTGCACACGCTCGACGCGCTCAACGACGACTTCATCCGCACCACCCAGCCGCGCCACACCGAGCGTGTACAGGCGTTCATCCAGGACCTGTACAACAAGGGCGAGATCTACGCGGGCTCGTACGAGGGCCCGTACTGCGTGGGCTGCGAGGAGTACAAGCTCCCGGGCGACCTGGTCGACGGCACGGGCGAGCACGAGGGCCAGAAGCTCTGCCCCATCCACGGCAAGCCCGTGGAGATGCTCTCCGAGCAGAACTACTTCTTCAAGATGAGCGCGTACCAGGACCGCCTGCTCGCGCTCTACGAGGCGCACCCCGAGTTCGTCCAGCCGGCCAGCGCCCGCAACGAGGTGCTCGCGTTCGTCAAGGGCGGGCTCCAGGACCTGTCGATCTCGCGCAACACGTTCGACTGGGGCATCCCCATCCCGTGGGACACCACGCACGTGCTCTACGTGTGGTTCGACGCGCTGCTCAACTACGCGACCGCCGTCGGGCTGGACAGCGACGACCCCGAGCAGCAGGCCAAGTTCGCGGCCACGTGGCCCGCGAGCGTGCACCTCGTCGGCAAGGACATCCTGCGCTTCCACGCGGTGATCTGGCCCGCGATGCTCATGGCCGCAGGCCTGCCCCTGCCCAAGACCGTGTTCGCGCACGGCTGGCTCCTGGTCGGCGGCGAGAAGATGAGCAAGTCGAAGCTCACGGGCATCGCGCCGAGCCAGATCATCGACCACTTCGGGTCCGACGCCTTCCGCTACTACTTCATGCGCGCCATCGCGTTCGGCCAGGACGGGTCGTTCTCGTGGGAGGACCTCGCCGCCCGCTACAACGCGGAGCTCGCGAACGGGTTCGGCAACCTGGCCTCGCGCGTCGCGGCCATGGTCGGCAAGTACTACGGCGGCGTGCTGCCGCTCGCAGGCCCCGCGGGCCCGGCCGAGCAGGCGCTCGAGCAGGTCGCCGCCCAGGCGGTCGCAGCCGCCGAGAAGGCGATCGACGCGCTCGCGATCCACGAGGCCATCAACGCGGTGTGGACGCTGGTCGACGCCACGAACCTGTACCTCACGGAGCAGGAGCCGTGGAAGGTCGCCAAGGCCGACGAGGAGAAGCTGCCCGACGGCGGATCGGCGCAGGAGGGTCGTCTCGCCACGATCCTCGTCACGGCCGCCGAGGCCCTGCGCTCGCTCGCGGTCCTGCTGCACCCGATCACCCCGAAGGCCGCCCAGGCGCTCTGGGCCTCGCTCGGTGCCGAGGCGCCGCTCGGTGCGCTCGCGGTCCAGCCGGTCGACGGCGCCGCCCGCTTCGGTGCGTTCCCCGCGGGGACCACGGTCACCAAGGGCGCGTCGCTGTTCCCGCGGCTCGAGGACCCGGTCGTCGAAGGCGCCTGA